A genomic window from Pseudomonadales bacterium includes:
- a CDS encoding FemAB family PEP-CTERM system-associated protein encodes MNGLAVRQATDVDSPRWDEFVRRFNRASFYHRYGWMRVISQAFGHDVYPLLCEDERDVQGVLPLVLIESRLFGRIMCSMPFLNYGGPVATSDAAESLLIESARRLARELNVDFLELRSRHKLPIEGIQPSTHKVSMTIDLDSDPERLWTAFSSKHRTSVRRAYKNELRVEKGGPELLEDYYRLMALSWRSLGTPFYSRSFFGHVLDEFQDSIEIFLCLHGNQPIAVAMNGVHEGTVEGMWAGAEPAGRHLQYSYVLYWEMVKDACLQGRKSFHLGRSSADSGGEVFKKKWNAVPEQLYWYYDLVKRDRMPNLNTGNPRFSGAIELWKKLPLFATRTIGPIIAKSIP; translated from the coding sequence ATGAACGGACTGGCTGTTCGGCAGGCAACCGACGTGGACTCCCCGCGTTGGGATGAGTTTGTCCGGCGCTTCAATAGAGCGTCGTTTTACCATCGTTACGGATGGATGCGGGTGATCAGTCAGGCGTTCGGGCACGATGTGTATCCGCTGCTGTGCGAGGATGAGCGGGATGTGCAGGGCGTCCTGCCCCTGGTACTGATAGAAAGTCGGCTCTTTGGCCGGATCATGTGTTCCATGCCTTTTCTGAACTATGGTGGCCCGGTTGCGACCTCCGATGCCGCGGAAAGCCTGCTGATTGAATCAGCGCGTCGTCTGGCCCGCGAGCTCAATGTGGATTTCCTGGAGCTTCGGTCCAGACACAAGCTACCCATCGAAGGAATCCAGCCTTCCACGCACAAAGTGAGCATGACGATTGACCTCGATTCTGATCCAGAACGTCTCTGGACCGCATTCAGTTCGAAGCATCGTACCAGCGTGAGGCGTGCCTATAAGAACGAACTTCGAGTGGAGAAAGGTGGGCCTGAATTACTTGAAGACTACTATCGACTCATGGCGCTTTCCTGGAGATCTCTTGGCACACCTTTCTATTCACGCTCTTTCTTTGGTCACGTTCTGGATGAGTTCCAGGACTCGATAGAAATATTCCTGTGTCTGCATGGTAACCAGCCAATTGCGGTCGCGATGAATGGTGTTCATGAAGGCACCGTTGAAGGTATGTGGGCAGGCGCTGAGCCTGCGGGGCGACACCTTCAATACAGCTATGTGCTCTATTGGGAGATGGTGAAAGACGCCTGCCTGCAGGGGAGAAAGTCATTCCATCTTGGAAGATCGAGCGCTGATTCCGGTGGCGAAGTGTTCAAGAAAAAGTGGAATGCGGTGCCGGAGCAGCTTTATTGGTACTACGATCTGGTAAAGCGCGACCGAATGCCAAATCTGAATACAGGAAATCCCAGGTTTTCGGGTGCGATAGAACTCTGGAAGAAACTGCCGCTGTTTGCCACGCGAACGATTGGACCAATTATAGCGAAGAGTATTCCGTGA
- a CDS encoding DegT/DnrJ/EryC1/StrS family aminotransferase, whose protein sequence is MPPGSALFLQLRVQAAPYHHPSCVLFRTCNTGPAGVVSGAMLLRFRLATNSMAHNRLVAPAGTPVDPRELLNALRCAALSQYNPTLLEQTMSPLVGDGRQFYFNTGRSALAVMGRALHRYLAQSGKNDLQSEVILPGYTCYSVPASLLRAGLRLRVCDVDPATLDYCPQALERLDTSRAFAIVSSNLYGLPNDLPALTAFAKERSLLVIDDAAQSLGARIGGGPSGSFGAAGLFSFDKGKVVTSIQGGVLVVRDPTLEKLLSEEYEKTRRPHRLQVGLDLAKFIVYALMLPPNRYWLTQQLPFLGLGITRYETDFPITRYSARLSGLVLTLLKKLPALQQARCENARRWTLTLSDTELTPLQTPLSAKPAWTRYPVLAKDAERRDRIISQLLDIGIGASRSYPNSLVDVPELQSALSDSADTPGAREVSERLLTLPTHPYLQCQDLDRAREVLAWQSRR, encoded by the coding sequence ATGCCACCCGGCTCTGCCCTGTTCCTGCAGCTCCGAGTGCAGGCGGCACCTTATCACCACCCCAGCTGCGTCTTGTTTCGGACATGTAATACCGGCCCTGCCGGAGTGGTTTCAGGTGCTATGCTTCTCCGCTTTAGGCTCGCCACGAACAGCATGGCCCACAACCGCCTCGTCGCACCGGCGGGAACTCCCGTCGACCCTCGGGAACTTCTCAACGCGCTCCGCTGTGCCGCGCTCTCGCAGTACAATCCGACGCTGCTCGAGCAGACGATGTCGCCCCTGGTTGGTGATGGGCGACAATTCTATTTCAACACAGGACGCTCTGCGTTAGCCGTGATGGGACGCGCATTGCATCGGTATCTGGCGCAGAGCGGCAAAAATGATCTCCAATCCGAAGTTATTCTGCCTGGCTACACTTGCTATTCCGTACCTGCCTCACTGCTCCGAGCAGGCCTCAGGTTACGTGTTTGCGACGTGGATCCGGCCACACTCGACTACTGTCCGCAAGCGCTTGAGCGGCTTGATACGAGTCGGGCATTTGCCATCGTCAGCTCGAATCTGTATGGACTTCCCAACGACCTGCCTGCTCTGACCGCCTTTGCGAAGGAGCGTTCGTTACTCGTTATCGACGATGCCGCTCAAAGTTTAGGCGCCAGAATCGGCGGTGGCCCATCGGGAAGCTTCGGGGCAGCCGGGCTGTTCAGCTTCGACAAGGGCAAAGTCGTGACATCGATCCAGGGAGGTGTACTCGTCGTCCGGGATCCAACTCTTGAAAAACTGCTGTCTGAAGAGTACGAAAAGACTCGTCGCCCCCATCGCCTCCAGGTTGGGCTTGATCTTGCCAAGTTCATTGTCTATGCACTGATGCTGCCGCCCAATCGCTACTGGCTTACTCAGCAACTGCCATTTCTCGGACTGGGAATTACGCGATACGAAACTGACTTTCCGATCACGCGGTATAGTGCCCGATTATCCGGACTGGTGTTGACCCTGCTGAAGAAACTCCCCGCTTTGCAGCAGGCACGATGTGAGAATGCCAGACGCTGGACGCTGACTCTCTCTGACACAGAGCTGACACCACTGCAGACGCCGCTCTCAGCCAAGCCGGCATGGACCCGATATCCGGTACTGGCCAAGGATGCTGAGCGGCGTGACCGGATCATTTCGCAACTGCTCGATATCGGAATCGGAGCGAGCCGGAGCTACCCGAACAGTCTTGTGGATGTTCCGGAGCTGCAGAGTGCGCTGAGCGACAGCGCTGATACACCTGGCGCCCGGGAGGTGTCTGAGAGACTGCTGACCCTGCCCACGCATCCCTACCTGCAATGCCAGGATCTGGATCGCGCGCGCGAAGTGTTAGCATGGCAGTCGAGAAGATAA
- a CDS encoding class I adenylate-forming enzyme family protein — MSGSPHLIDRIAGHVVRNPEAVAITAGKMNVLYRQLWGRVLELTGELLELGLVQGDRVAILSENSPDYIAAYCSILNAGGVVVPLNSQTRSRDLQAWIKHSDSRLLMADKDHPETSNVKAGITGLGVVELDKVHDYSGYESSYPTELTSRRGSEELAAILYTSGTTGTPKGIMLSHGNLAKNTIAIIEYLEIGENDSVLNVLPFFYSYGNSVLQTHLWAGGRIVIENKAAFPARVWEGLAREQVSGLAGVPATFALLLSRVNPKDYDLHALRYVTQAGGAMSKALTQRLRSALPASSRIFVMYGQTEATARLTYLPPERLTDKMGSVGLPLSGVSLEIRDSDGLRVAGEQTGEIWVRGPNVMMGYWKDPKATQNQLIDGWLKTGDLGYLDDEGFLFIVGRSSDMIKTGAHRVSPLDIEEVLVELDGIEEAAVVGVEDPLLGQAIKACVVRSRDSSISAKAVLAHCRSQLALYKVPREVEFLDSLPKTSSGKVQRHLLNQPQSRGTEATDLPR; from the coding sequence ATGTCCGGCTCCCCTCACCTGATAGATCGAATTGCCGGCCATGTAGTACGGAACCCGGAGGCGGTTGCGATCACTGCTGGAAAGATGAACGTTCTCTATCGGCAGTTGTGGGGGCGCGTTTTGGAGCTGACCGGCGAACTGCTTGAGCTGGGACTGGTCCAGGGTGACCGAGTCGCGATTCTGAGTGAAAATTCACCGGATTACATTGCAGCGTATTGTTCGATCCTGAATGCCGGAGGAGTGGTTGTCCCGCTGAACAGTCAGACCAGATCGCGGGACCTTCAGGCCTGGATCAAACACTCAGACAGTCGGTTGCTGATGGCCGATAAGGACCATCCGGAGACCAGCAACGTGAAGGCTGGAATAACCGGTCTAGGCGTGGTGGAGTTGGATAAAGTTCATGACTATTCAGGATATGAATCATCTTATCCAACTGAATTGACATCGAGGCGCGGCTCTGAAGAATTGGCCGCAATTCTATATACGTCGGGAACCACCGGAACTCCTAAAGGGATCATGCTCAGTCATGGAAATCTCGCAAAGAATACGATAGCCATCATCGAGTACCTGGAGATTGGCGAGAACGATTCGGTACTCAATGTACTCCCTTTCTTTTACTCGTACGGAAACTCGGTGCTACAGACGCATCTCTGGGCAGGTGGGCGTATCGTCATTGAGAACAAGGCAGCGTTTCCTGCAAGAGTGTGGGAAGGTCTGGCACGTGAGCAGGTGAGCGGGTTGGCAGGGGTCCCGGCGACGTTCGCGCTCCTGTTGAGTCGTGTGAATCCGAAGGATTACGATTTACACGCGCTTCGGTACGTTACGCAGGCAGGTGGTGCGATGTCCAAAGCGCTGACCCAGCGCCTCAGATCCGCACTGCCTGCCAGTTCCAGAATATTTGTGATGTACGGCCAGACAGAAGCCACGGCACGTTTGACCTACCTGCCACCGGAGAGGCTTACGGACAAAATGGGATCAGTAGGCTTGCCGTTGAGCGGGGTCAGCCTCGAGATTCGCGATTCAGATGGTCTCAGGGTGGCTGGTGAGCAGACGGGAGAGATCTGGGTGCGCGGGCCGAATGTCATGATGGGGTACTGGAAGGACCCTAAGGCGACGCAGAATCAACTGATAGACGGTTGGTTGAAGACCGGGGATCTTGGCTATCTGGATGATGAAGGATTTCTTTTTATCGTTGGACGTTCGTCCGATATGATCAAGACGGGCGCGCATAGAGTCAGCCCACTGGACATTGAAGAGGTCCTAGTGGAACTGGACGGAATCGAAGAAGCAGCAGTGGTCGGCGTGGAAGACCCGTTGCTGGGACAAGCTATTAAGGCCTGTGTTGTCAGATCACGCGACTCATCCATCTCAGCCAAAGCCGTACTTGCTCATTGTCGATCTCAACTTGCGCTCTATAAGGTGCCAAGAGAGGTTGAGTTCCTGGATAGTCTTCCAAAGACCTCTTCCGGGAAAGTTCAGCGACACCTCCTGAATCAGCCTCAAAGCCGTGGAACAGAAGCCACTGATCTCCCCAGATAG
- the asnB gene encoding asparagine synthase (glutamine-hydrolyzing) → MCGIAGIHNLEPANTPPSRAEVERMVSQIRHRGPDGDGFLIEPPIALGHARLSIIDLKTGDQPIHNESEDIWVVFNGEIFNYVELRKGLKQRGHKFYTESDTEVIVHLYEERGIDFVDELNGQYAIALWDARLQRLVLSRDRAGILPLFYTIDDNRLLFGSEVKSILPALSRRPRLNAAALDQLFTFWAPVSPATLFDGVLELSPGTQLIVERGRIQTRRYWDWEFAAPGDYLNGSVDELSNRARDLLIDAVKIRLRADVPVGAYLSGGLDSSALVALIDKYGDSHLRTFSLEFENADLDERVHQQAMVQHIATDHTAVTCRDSNIIDLLPSVVWHAESPMLRTAPVPMGILSGHVREQGYKVVLTGEGADEVFGGYDLFKETKLRKFWSGQPQSKSRPILLKRLYPYLNLSKKQDEVYLQRFFGIGIEHPEQPLFSHLPRALNTSHCKLFFSDSVGEQLRGSAEEVLVGSLPERFSRWESFNRAQYLEARTLMSGYLLSSQGDRMLMKNSVEGRFPYLDHRLIEFANRLDPRLKMKVLNEKYLLKRAVSQLLPSGIVNRYKQPYRAPDIQTLFGAKKHALANDLLSPLAVDRAGYFNGQKVSRLLQKALRGRAVSNRDSMALMGVLTTQMWHELFVNGVSVSSLSRGTGA, encoded by the coding sequence ATGTGCGGTATAGCGGGTATTCATAATCTCGAGCCGGCCAACACTCCCCCGAGCAGGGCTGAAGTAGAGCGTATGGTTTCCCAGATCCGGCATCGTGGCCCGGACGGGGACGGTTTTCTGATTGAGCCGCCGATTGCGCTGGGGCACGCCCGCCTTTCGATTATCGACCTGAAAACAGGCGACCAACCGATACACAACGAATCAGAAGATATCTGGGTTGTGTTCAATGGCGAGATTTTCAACTACGTTGAACTTCGAAAGGGGCTGAAGCAGAGAGGACACAAGTTCTACACTGAATCGGATACCGAGGTCATCGTTCATCTCTATGAAGAGCGCGGTATTGACTTCGTGGATGAGTTGAATGGGCAGTACGCTATTGCGTTATGGGATGCACGTTTGCAACGACTGGTTCTTTCCCGTGATCGCGCTGGAATTCTACCCCTGTTTTACACCATAGACGATAACCGGCTGCTGTTCGGGTCTGAGGTGAAAAGCATACTTCCCGCGTTGAGCCGCCGCCCGAGACTGAACGCTGCAGCACTTGATCAGTTGTTCACATTCTGGGCTCCCGTAAGCCCGGCAACTCTTTTTGATGGGGTACTGGAGCTTTCTCCGGGTACGCAGCTCATTGTCGAAAGAGGCAGGATCCAGACTCGGCGCTACTGGGACTGGGAATTTGCTGCTCCGGGGGACTACTTGAATGGTAGCGTTGATGAACTCTCGAACAGGGCCCGGGACCTGCTTATTGATGCGGTTAAAATAAGACTCCGGGCGGATGTGCCTGTTGGAGCATATCTTTCCGGCGGGCTGGATTCTTCTGCTCTAGTCGCGCTGATCGACAAGTATGGCGATTCCCATTTAAGAACTTTCTCGTTGGAGTTCGAAAACGCCGATCTTGACGAGCGTGTTCATCAGCAGGCGATGGTTCAGCATATTGCGACTGACCATACAGCCGTAACCTGCAGAGACTCGAATATAATTGACCTCCTGCCTTCAGTTGTCTGGCATGCGGAGTCACCAATGCTGCGGACGGCCCCGGTACCCATGGGTATTCTCTCTGGTCATGTTCGAGAGCAGGGCTACAAGGTGGTGCTGACCGGAGAGGGTGCTGACGAGGTATTTGGTGGCTACGATCTGTTCAAGGAAACCAAGCTTCGAAAATTCTGGTCCGGACAACCGCAGTCGAAGTCTCGACCCATTCTGCTCAAACGCCTGTACCCTTACCTCAATCTGTCGAAGAAGCAGGACGAAGTCTACCTGCAGCGATTTTTTGGAATCGGGATTGAACATCCTGAGCAGCCGCTGTTCTCTCATTTACCTCGTGCGTTGAACACCTCTCACTGCAAACTGTTTTTTTCTGACTCTGTTGGTGAACAGTTGCGTGGATCGGCGGAAGAAGTTTTAGTTGGATCTTTACCAGAGCGTTTTTCCAGATGGGAGAGCTTCAATCGTGCGCAGTATCTGGAAGCACGCACTTTGATGTCTGGCTATCTGCTGAGTTCGCAGGGTGACCGGATGCTGATGAAGAATTCAGTCGAAGGACGGTTCCCATATCTGGATCATCGATTGATTGAATTTGCAAATAGATTGGATCCACGTCTCAAGATGAAAGTACTGAATGAGAAATATCTGCTCAAGCGCGCAGTCTCTCAGCTGCTTCCGAGCGGAATTGTGAATCGGTACAAGCAACCCTATCGTGCTCCCGATATACAGACCCTGTTCGGAGCAAAGAAGCATGCGTTGGCCAACGATCTGTTGTCTCCGCTGGCTGTGGATCGGGCAGGCTACTTTAATGGTCAGAAGGTCAGTCGGTTGCTGCAGAAGGCATTGCGAGGACGCGCTGTATCCAATAGGGACAGCATGGCACTCATGGGAGTACTCACCACGCAGATGTGGCACGAGCTCTTTGTGAACGGTGTTTCTGTATCGTCCCTTTCACGCGGTACAGGCGCCTGA
- the nadE gene encoding NAD(+) synthase codes for MASKILDPRVLDMDFETEVERIGSSLRDILRSKLHRRGLVVALSGGIDSSVSGALSVRALGSSKVFGLLLPETDSSDESLSRGKALAEHLGIDYLICDIAPALEAVGCYSWRDEAIRNVFPQYSAGWRNKIVLSGGLEGQINHFKLVVEDPQGKRIEKRLPLRDYLQIVAATNFKQRIRKTLEYFHADRLNYAVVGTPNRLEYDQGFFVKNGDGSADVKPIAHLYKTQVYNLARHLGLPDEICSAAPTTDTYSLAQGQDEFYFALPYQQMDMALWGLNNGVSAAELAPALGITEQQADLVYRDIETKRKTTRYLHSRAYLVGEVPEMVQD; via the coding sequence ATGGCCAGTAAGATCCTTGATCCCAGAGTTCTCGATATGGACTTCGAGACTGAAGTTGAGCGAATTGGGTCTTCGCTTCGAGATATTTTGCGCTCGAAACTCCACCGGCGTGGGCTGGTTGTTGCGCTTTCGGGTGGGATAGACAGTTCTGTCTCGGGAGCGTTGTCAGTGCGTGCGCTGGGTTCTTCAAAGGTATTCGGCTTGCTCCTGCCTGAGACAGACTCTTCCGACGAGAGTCTGAGTCGGGGTAAGGCTCTCGCCGAACATCTCGGCATCGATTACCTGATATGTGATATCGCGCCGGCGTTGGAAGCAGTCGGCTGCTACAGCTGGCGTGATGAAGCAATTCGGAACGTATTTCCGCAGTATTCGGCAGGGTGGCGCAACAAGATCGTCCTGTCCGGCGGGCTGGAAGGGCAGATCAATCATTTCAAACTGGTTGTTGAAGATCCACAGGGAAAGAGGATCGAGAAGCGACTCCCACTGAGGGATTACCTGCAGATTGTCGCGGCGACTAATTTCAAACAGCGAATCAGGAAAACACTGGAATACTTTCATGCTGATCGCTTGAACTACGCGGTAGTTGGGACGCCAAATCGGCTCGAATATGATCAGGGTTTCTTTGTTAAGAATGGTGATGGATCGGCGGACGTGAAACCGATTGCTCATCTCTACAAAACCCAGGTTTACAATCTGGCGAGACATCTGGGTCTCCCTGATGAAATATGCAGTGCAGCTCCCACCACGGACACGTACAGCCTCGCTCAGGGTCAGGACGAATTCTACTTTGCGCTACCCTACCAGCAAATGGATATGGCGCTCTGGGGTCTGAACAACGGGGTGTCAGCTGCGGAACTCGCACCTGCATTGGGTATTACTGAGCAGCAGGCGGATCTGGTCTATCGCGATATAGAAACGAAGCGCAAGACGACCCGCTATCTGCACTCCAGGGCGTATCTGGTAGGCGAGGTTCCGGAGATGGTTCAGGATTAG
- a CDS encoding acyl carrier protein encodes MSIESKIRCYILENYLFSDDESSLGNEDSFLDKGILDSTGILEVIYFIEEEFGVSVADEEMIPENLDSVSRIVNYIQSKQSSAA; translated from the coding sequence ATGTCAATAGAATCCAAAATCCGGTGTTACATACTTGAGAACTATCTCTTCAGCGACGATGAGTCATCACTGGGGAATGAGGATTCTTTCCTGGACAAGGGGATTCTTGACTCCACCGGGATTCTCGAAGTGATTTACTTTATTGAAGAGGAATTCGGGGTATCGGTAGCAGACGAGGAAATGATACCGGAAAATCTCGATTCCGTTTCTCGCATCGTCAATTACATTCAAAGTAAGCAGTCCTCAGCTGCCTGA
- a CDS encoding polysaccharide deacetylase family protein: MLPIAKFLLKFLAAGLLHYSGALFLYGQFALRGRISCLLYHRVLPEDLIATSDSNRGLIVSSATFEKQMRFLKRWYPPSDSGVLDDQGNPSKISVLVTFDDGWQDNFDHAAPIMRAHDIPGVIFLATDYIGTDNLFWQEKLIKAVRRIWSASGGEDPRLERIIQRKSRSRESRTARALISEYVSDLKTRGEGEIRAALDVFGAASRNIVAADEVDRFMTWSQARELLASQRIEFGSHTASHRMMTQLDDENIEEELSVSRQKLERELSREGILFAYPNGDRNERVERILDGSAYRYAFEVRPGFADPVREPVSLKRMMIHDGIAPNIPMFHCHLLGII, encoded by the coding sequence TTGCTGCCAATCGCGAAGTTTCTTCTGAAATTCCTTGCCGCTGGGCTGCTGCACTATTCCGGTGCGCTGTTCCTTTATGGGCAATTCGCACTCCGAGGACGAATAAGCTGCCTCCTCTACCACCGCGTGCTTCCGGAAGATCTGATTGCGACCAGTGACTCCAACCGAGGACTGATCGTATCAAGCGCGACCTTCGAAAAGCAGATGCGTTTTCTGAAGCGATGGTACCCGCCCAGTGATTCAGGCGTACTGGACGATCAGGGAAACCCGTCAAAAATATCAGTACTCGTAACCTTCGATGACGGATGGCAGGACAACTTCGATCACGCCGCGCCCATCATGAGGGCACACGATATCCCTGGAGTGATCTTTCTTGCAACGGACTATATCGGGACCGACAACCTGTTCTGGCAGGAAAAACTGATAAAGGCCGTTCGGCGTATCTGGTCAGCCAGTGGTGGAGAGGATCCCAGGTTGGAACGCATCATTCAGAGAAAATCCAGGTCACGAGAATCCCGTACCGCCCGCGCCTTGATCAGTGAATACGTTTCCGACCTCAAAACCCGAGGGGAAGGTGAGATTCGCGCAGCGCTCGACGTCTTCGGTGCAGCATCCCGCAATATTGTCGCTGCAGATGAAGTGGATCGATTCATGACCTGGAGCCAGGCCAGGGAACTCCTGGCATCTCAACGCATTGAATTCGGATCTCACACTGCAAGCCACCGTATGATGACTCAACTCGACGATGAGAATATCGAAGAGGAGTTATCTGTCTCTCGACAGAAACTGGAGAGAGAACTTAGTCGTGAAGGCATACTATTCGCATACCCTAATGGCGATAGGAATGAGCGGGTGGAACGGATCCTCGACGGATCGGCCTATCGCTATGCCTTCGAAGTTCGACCGGGTTTCGCGGATCCTGTTCGAGAGCCAGTCTCATTGAAGCGGATGATGATTCACGACGGAATCGCTCCGAATATCCCCATGTTTCATTGTCATCTGCTGGGAATTATCTGA
- a CDS encoding GNAT family N-acetyltransferase: MVTDWQSLPVTPRQWDQIAESGSVATVFQTWDWHDTWLRCFKKGRELKIFVGFEGGEPFAIAPLISSESDPRVVELIGMGYADYLDMMCPPDHLDDFLSSTLTALDASAGQISRVNFVNIPDYSPTNDFLASAPPTLGFRYLKYASVPCPTLLIRDHEVEVKNLLAKYSMRRPENILRRSGQLQTLEICGSENIASHLPKFFEQHVKRWQNTNTPSRFESSEYRNFFEQLAFQLSRKGWLSFSTTTLNDQPIAYHFGFAYQHRLTWYKPSFDISLKQRSPGLVLLRHLINSALTRGFHELDFTVGDEEFKRRYTNHCRQNHYWQAYNSRSRYQSALLKNVVRRTLKSIRGALRSVLNQQLVFRPQSTKTTL, translated from the coding sequence ATGGTCACCGACTGGCAAAGTCTGCCGGTAACTCCACGTCAATGGGATCAAATTGCAGAATCAGGCTCGGTCGCGACGGTGTTCCAGACCTGGGACTGGCACGACACCTGGTTGCGATGTTTTAAAAAAGGGCGCGAACTAAAAATATTCGTCGGCTTTGAAGGGGGCGAGCCTTTTGCGATCGCGCCGCTCATCTCATCCGAGTCGGACCCCAGGGTCGTGGAACTCATTGGCATGGGCTACGCTGATTACCTCGATATGATGTGCCCACCCGATCACCTCGATGATTTCCTCTCGAGCACGCTCACGGCACTTGACGCATCTGCCGGTCAAATCAGCCGGGTGAATTTCGTCAATATTCCGGACTATTCACCGACAAACGACTTTCTTGCTTCCGCGCCACCAACGCTTGGCTTCCGATATCTCAAATATGCGAGCGTCCCTTGCCCGACACTGCTCATTCGTGATCATGAAGTCGAAGTAAAGAACTTGCTTGCTAAATACAGCATGAGAAGGCCAGAAAACATTCTGCGGCGTTCGGGACAGCTGCAGACGCTGGAGATATGCGGCTCAGAGAACATCGCGTCGCATCTGCCAAAGTTCTTTGAACAGCACGTCAAGCGCTGGCAGAACACCAACACGCCGAGTCGTTTTGAGAGTTCGGAGTACAGGAACTTCTTTGAACAGCTGGCATTTCAGCTCTCCCGGAAAGGCTGGCTCAGCTTTTCAACGACCACATTGAACGATCAACCCATCGCGTATCATTTTGGCTTCGCATATCAGCATCGCCTGACCTGGTACAAACCGAGCTTCGACATCTCACTGAAACAGCGCTCACCCGGTCTGGTCCTGCTGCGCCACTTGATCAACTCCGCGTTGACCCGGGGTTTTCATGAACTGGATTTCACAGTGGGCGATGAGGAGTTCAAACGCCGCTATACCAATCACTGCCGTCAGAATCACTATTGGCAGGCTTACAACAGCAGATCGCGATACCAGAGCGCACTGCTTAAGAACGTGGTTCGGAGGACCCTGAAATCTATTCGGGGTGCATTAAGATCGGTCCTGAATCAGCAATTGGTTTTTAGACCCCAATCAACAAAAACCACACTCTGA